In Micromonospora sp. LH3U1, one genomic interval encodes:
- a CDS encoding FAD-binding protein, giving the protein MTAQGQNATSATAADVPRRNWAGNVRYAAQAFHRPTSVDELRRLVAGSTRIRAVGSGHSFNRFGDTDGDLVSLAGLPPVVDVDHERRQVTVTGAMRYGDVARQLHTQGYALANLASLPHISVAGAVATATHGSGQTHGNLATAVAGLELVTADGDLLRVDRDADGDTFAGMVVGLGALGLVTRVTLDVVPAFELRQYVRLDLRREALDEALGSAYSVSVFTDWRTPRLREVWRKQVTDQPPPSADWLGTTAADEPRHPVLGMPAENCTPQLGEPGPWHERLPHFKLGFTPSSGDELQSEYHLARTAAAEALAALDDLADLIAPVLLVCELRTVAADELWLSPNHRRDSFVLHFTWIDDTAAVLPVVAAVEERLAPFAPRPHWGKVFVTDPAELAARYPRYADFAALLTHLDPTGKFRTDLLDRYFPR; this is encoded by the coding sequence ATGACCGCGCAGGGACAGAACGCCACCTCGGCCACCGCGGCCGACGTTCCGCGTCGCAACTGGGCCGGCAACGTTCGGTACGCCGCGCAGGCGTTCCACCGACCCACCTCCGTCGACGAGCTGCGCCGACTTGTCGCGGGCAGCACCCGGATCCGGGCGGTGGGCAGCGGTCACTCCTTCAACCGCTTCGGCGACACCGACGGCGACCTGGTCAGCCTCGCCGGGCTGCCCCCGGTGGTCGACGTGGACCACGAGCGTCGGCAGGTCACCGTGACCGGCGCGATGCGCTACGGCGACGTCGCCCGACAACTGCACACCCAGGGGTACGCGCTGGCCAACCTCGCCTCGCTGCCGCACATCTCGGTGGCCGGCGCGGTGGCCACCGCCACCCACGGCTCCGGCCAGACCCACGGCAACCTGGCCACCGCCGTCGCCGGCCTGGAGTTGGTCACCGCCGACGGCGATCTGCTGCGGGTCGACCGCGACGCCGACGGTGACACCTTCGCCGGCATGGTGGTCGGGCTCGGCGCGCTCGGCCTCGTCACCCGGGTCACCCTGGACGTGGTGCCGGCCTTCGAGCTGCGCCAGTACGTGCGACTCGACCTGCGTCGGGAGGCGCTGGACGAGGCGCTCGGCTCGGCGTACAGCGTGAGTGTCTTCACCGACTGGCGTACGCCTCGGCTGCGTGAGGTGTGGCGCAAGCAGGTGACGGACCAGCCGCCGCCCTCGGCGGACTGGCTCGGCACCACCGCCGCCGACGAGCCACGGCACCCGGTGCTCGGGATGCCGGCGGAGAACTGCACCCCGCAGCTCGGCGAGCCGGGTCCGTGGCACGAGCGTCTGCCGCACTTCAAGCTCGGCTTCACCCCGAGCAGCGGCGACGAGTTGCAGTCCGAATACCACCTTGCGCGTACGGCGGCAGCCGAGGCGCTCGCCGCGCTGGACGACCTGGCGGACCTGATCGCCCCGGTCCTGCTGGTGTGCGAGCTGCGTACGGTGGCGGCGGACGAGCTGTGGCTCAGCCCGAACCACCGGCGGGACAGCTTCGTGCTGCACTTCACCTGGATCGACGACACCGCAGCCGTGCTGCCGGTGGTGGCCGCGGTGGAGGAGCGCCTGGCACCGTTCGCGCCCCGCCCGCACTGGGGCAAGGTCTTCGTCACCGACCCGGCTGAGCTGGCCGCGCGCTACCCGAGGTACGCCGACTTCGCCGCCCTGCTGACCCACCTGGACCCGACCGGGAAGTTCCGCACCGACCTGCTGGACCGCTACTTTCCCCGCTGA
- a CDS encoding LLM class F420-dependent oxidoreductase yields the protein MELRIFTEPQQGATYDQLLAVARCAEDAGYGAFFRSDHYLMMGDATGEPGPTDAWTTLAGLARDTSSIRLGTLMTAATFRLPGPLAITVAQVDQMSGGRVELGIGTGWYAEEHTAYGIPFPPLAERFDRLEEQLAVITGLWSTPAGERFAHAGRYYPVSDSPALPKPVQQPRPPILLGGMGPKRTPRLAARYADEFNLPFASVPDTAAQFDRVRAACVEIGRDPTGMVWSNALVLCCGRDDAEVSRRAAAIGREPDELRANGLAGTPGEVLDAIGRYAEIGSQRIYLQVLDLTDLEHLELVATEVMAKL from the coding sequence ATGGAACTGCGGATCTTCACCGAACCCCAGCAGGGCGCCACCTACGACCAGTTGCTCGCCGTCGCCCGGTGCGCCGAGGACGCTGGCTACGGCGCGTTCTTCCGGTCAGACCACTACCTGATGATGGGTGACGCGACCGGCGAACCCGGCCCCACCGACGCGTGGACCACCCTCGCCGGCCTGGCCCGGGACACCAGCAGCATCCGGCTCGGCACGTTGATGACCGCCGCCACCTTCCGGCTGCCCGGCCCGCTGGCGATCACCGTGGCGCAGGTCGACCAGATGAGCGGCGGCAGGGTGGAGCTGGGCATCGGCACCGGCTGGTACGCCGAGGAGCACACCGCGTACGGCATTCCGTTCCCGCCTCTGGCCGAGCGGTTCGACCGGCTGGAGGAGCAGCTCGCGGTCATCACCGGGCTCTGGTCCACGCCGGCGGGGGAGCGGTTCGCGCACGCCGGTCGGTACTACCCGGTCAGCGATTCGCCCGCACTGCCCAAGCCCGTGCAGCAGCCGCGTCCACCCATCCTGCTCGGCGGGATGGGCCCGAAGCGCACCCCTCGGCTGGCCGCCCGCTACGCCGACGAGTTCAACCTGCCGTTCGCCTCGGTGCCGGACACGGCGGCGCAGTTCGATCGGGTCCGCGCGGCCTGCGTCGAGATCGGCCGGGACCCGACCGGGATGGTCTGGTCCAACGCCCTGGTGCTCTGCTGTGGTCGGGACGACGCCGAGGTGTCCCGCCGGGCCGCCGCCATCGGCCGCGAACCGGACGAGTTGCGGGCGAACGGCCTGGCCGGGACGCCGGGCGAGGTCCTGGACGCCATTGGCCGGTACGCGGAGATCGGCAGCCAGCGGATCTATCTCCAGGTGCTCGACCTCACCGACCTGGAGCACCTTGAGCTGGTCGCCACCGAGGTGATGGCGAAGCTCTGA
- a CDS encoding aldo/keto reductase: MQYRTLGRTGVQVSTLVLGAMNFGKLGRTTQDEVTAIVDAALEGGINLIDTADMYSQGESEEMVGKAIAGRRDDVVLATKAGMPMGDERAHRGSSRRWLVTELDNSLRRLGVDHVDLYQIHRWDPTTSDEETLSALTDLQRAGKIRYFGASTFPAYRLVQAEWAAREHHLSRYVTEQPSYSILQRGIEAHVLPVTEQYGLGVLAWSPLASGWLSGAVRAGREITTSRSAILPERFDTTIPANRARLDAVERLATVADEAGLTMIQLALGFVTAHPAVTSAIIGPRTMDHLHTQLAAADTVLTADVLDAIDAIVAPGVDLAAHEKFDTPPALLDAARRRR; this comes from the coding sequence ATGCAATACCGCACCTTGGGTCGCACCGGCGTACAGGTCAGCACACTCGTACTCGGCGCGATGAACTTCGGCAAGCTCGGGCGCACCACCCAGGATGAGGTGACGGCGATCGTCGACGCCGCGTTGGAGGGCGGGATCAATCTGATCGACACCGCCGACATGTACAGCCAGGGCGAGTCGGAAGAAATGGTCGGCAAGGCCATCGCCGGCCGCCGCGACGACGTCGTGCTGGCCACGAAGGCGGGCATGCCCATGGGCGACGAGCGCGCTCATCGGGGTAGCTCGCGCCGCTGGCTGGTCACGGAGTTGGACAACAGCCTTCGCCGCCTCGGCGTCGACCATGTCGACCTCTACCAGATCCACCGTTGGGACCCGACCACCAGCGACGAGGAGACCCTGTCGGCGCTGACCGATCTGCAGCGAGCGGGGAAGATCCGCTACTTCGGCGCGTCGACCTTCCCCGCGTACCGCCTTGTGCAGGCCGAGTGGGCCGCGCGGGAGCACCACCTCAGCCGCTACGTCACGGAGCAGCCCAGCTACTCGATCCTCCAGCGCGGGATCGAGGCCCACGTCCTGCCCGTGACCGAGCAGTACGGCCTCGGCGTCCTCGCGTGGAGCCCGCTGGCCTCGGGTTGGCTGTCCGGCGCGGTCCGCGCGGGCCGGGAGATCACCACCAGCCGCTCGGCGATCCTGCCCGAGCGCTTCGACACCACCATCCCGGCCAACCGGGCCAGGCTCGATGCTGTCGAGCGACTGGCCACTGTCGCCGACGAGGCCGGCCTCACCATGATCCAGCTCGCGCTGGGGTTCGTCACCGCGCACCCCGCCGTGACCAGCGCGATCATCGGCCCCCGCACCATGGACCACCTGCACACCCAGCTCGCCGCCGCGGACACCGTGCTCACCGCCGACGTACTCGACGCGATCGATGCGATCGTCGCACCCGGCGTCGACCTTGCCGCACACGAGAAGTTCGACACCCCGCCCGCTCTGCTCGACGCGGCACGCCGACGTCGCTGA
- a CDS encoding TetR/AcrR family transcriptional regulator produces the protein MVDSDSGPGQPAPRKRADARRNEATLLDAAASTFITSGVDAPVRDIAARAGVGVGTIYRHFPTRADLIVAVYRHQVEACAEAGPALLATSDTPHAALAQWINLFVDFLVTKHGLAEALQSDNAAFETLHAYFLDRLVPACAQLLDAAAAAGEIRADVTAFELLRGVGNLCIGAAEPRYDARRLVGLLVAGLRFR, from the coding sequence GTGGTCGACAGCGACAGCGGACCAGGGCAGCCGGCCCCGCGGAAGCGGGCTGACGCCCGGCGCAACGAGGCGACACTGCTGGACGCCGCCGCCTCGACTTTCATCACCTCCGGCGTGGACGCGCCCGTGCGCGACATCGCCGCCAGGGCCGGCGTCGGTGTCGGGACGATCTACCGCCACTTCCCGACGCGCGCCGACCTCATCGTCGCCGTCTACCGACACCAGGTCGAGGCGTGCGCGGAGGCCGGCCCGGCACTGCTGGCCACCAGCGACACACCGCACGCCGCCCTGGCGCAATGGATCAACCTCTTCGTGGACTTCCTGGTCACCAAGCACGGCCTCGCCGAGGCGCTACAGTCCGACAACGCCGCCTTCGAGACGCTGCACGCCTACTTCCTGGACCGCCTCGTCCCCGCGTGCGCCCAACTGCTCGACGCCGCTGCCGCGGCGGGTGAGATTCGGGCCGACGTGACTGCCTTCGAGTTGCTGCGCGGCGTCGGCAACCTCTGCATCGGCGCGGCCGAACCCCGCTACGACGCGCGCCGCCTGGTCGGACTCCTCGTCGCCGGGCTGCGCTTCCGCTAG
- a CDS encoding GNAT family N-acetyltransferase, translating to MLRGLLEQCDRDGTLIRLNVLQGSPARRLYERHGFTLETEDPVDVFMVREPAPQPERPETGVTSM from the coding sequence GTGCTGCGTGGGCTGCTGGAGCAGTGCGACCGCGATGGCACCCTGATCCGGCTGAACGTGTTGCAGGGCAGTCCGGCGCGGCGGTTGTACGAGCGGCACGGATTCACGCTTGAGACCGAGGATCCGGTCGACGTGTTCATGGTGCGCGAGCCGGCCCCCCAGCCGGAGCGCCCCGAGACAGGCGTGACGTCAATGTAA
- a CDS encoding MFS transporter, which yields MRRNAGLFVAISLLSGFGGSAMSLVAGIWILDLTGSTGLAALAGLCVYTPVLAGPWLGGLLDRAPRRPLVIAVNLMLAATLLALFAVRGPGQTWLIFAVSGAYGVSYVLIDAGETALLPSALSPTELGDVNGWRSSAQEGMKLVAPLAGAGLYAWRGGHAVVVLSAAMPVLVAILYAAVRLNRTPPDQPTQRRGGLRTAMSVVFEQRVTGVPIVLAAVSIAMSGFTTAAIYAIVVTDLRLPTTFLGVLASAQGAGSIVGGLIVGRLIARQGPVAVGVAGTVLFAVGCLARCLPWVPATVVGAVVAGVGLPWTLVAAVTAVQTHTPAALLGRVSATANTAMFGPLVLAIPVGSAAVHLGARPPLIAAAVICLTAVAAVSRRPLTLRNAHRTAGRGPATR from the coding sequence ATGCGTCGCAACGCCGGACTGTTCGTGGCGATCTCACTGCTGTCCGGCTTCGGCGGCAGCGCCATGTCCCTGGTGGCTGGCATCTGGATCCTGGACCTCACCGGTTCCACCGGCCTCGCGGCACTCGCCGGGCTCTGCGTGTACACGCCGGTCCTCGCCGGTCCGTGGCTGGGCGGCCTGCTCGACCGGGCGCCCCGCCGCCCCCTGGTCATCGCCGTCAACCTCATGTTGGCCGCCACCCTGCTGGCACTCTTCGCGGTACGGGGTCCGGGGCAGACCTGGCTCATCTTCGCCGTCTCCGGTGCCTACGGCGTCAGCTACGTGCTGATCGACGCCGGCGAGACGGCGCTGCTGCCGTCCGCGTTGTCGCCGACGGAACTCGGCGACGTCAACGGGTGGCGCTCAAGCGCGCAGGAGGGCATGAAGCTCGTCGCTCCCCTGGCCGGGGCGGGCCTCTACGCATGGCGTGGCGGCCACGCGGTCGTCGTCCTCAGCGCGGCCATGCCGGTCCTGGTCGCCATTCTGTACGCGGCGGTGCGTCTGAACCGGACGCCACCCGACCAGCCGACACAGCGGCGCGGCGGCCTGCGTACCGCAATGTCTGTCGTGTTTGAACAGCGAGTGACGGGTGTGCCGATCGTGCTCGCGGCCGTGTCGATTGCCATGTCCGGTTTCACGACTGCGGCGATCTACGCGATCGTCGTCACGGACCTGCGCCTACCGACGACGTTTCTGGGTGTGCTGGCCAGCGCGCAGGGGGCCGGTTCCATCGTCGGTGGCCTGATCGTGGGCCGGCTCATCGCCCGACAGGGTCCCGTTGCTGTCGGCGTCGCCGGGACGGTGCTGTTCGCGGTCGGCTGCCTGGCACGTTGCCTGCCGTGGGTGCCGGCCACGGTGGTCGGCGCGGTGGTCGCCGGCGTCGGCCTGCCCTGGACCCTGGTCGCGGCGGTAACCGCTGTGCAGACGCACACACCGGCGGCGCTGCTGGGCCGGGTCTCCGCGACGGCCAACACCGCGATGTTCGGACCTCTCGTGCTGGCGATCCCCGTCGGCTCCGCGGCTGTCCACCTCGGCGCCCGCCCACCGCTCATCGCCGCGGCCGTGATCTGCCTGACGGCCGTGGCCGCTGTGTCCCGTCGCCCGCTGACACTCAGGAACGCCCACCGGACGGCAGGACGGGGTCCAGCGACCCGCTGA
- a CDS encoding HD domain-containing protein has protein sequence MSDPLRRALTASGDPPLRPLPDQVVALLETLQAPPRLAAHLRAVHDVAAQLTEAMADRFPQLPFNREAVLFGAATHDIGKVRHPEELSGPGSAHEPAGYDLLLRHGVVESLARFARNHASWQQDGIGVDDLLVSVADKVWKGKRVTDLEGLLVDCLADATGRERWSVFLDLDDILDRIAADADRRLAFQATHPVRDK, from the coding sequence ATGTCCGACCCCCTGCGCCGCGCCCTCACCGCGTCGGGAGACCCGCCGCTACGGCCCCTCCCTGACCAGGTCGTGGCCCTGCTGGAGACTCTGCAGGCGCCGCCGCGCCTGGCCGCGCACCTGCGGGCCGTGCACGACGTCGCCGCGCAGCTCACCGAGGCGATGGCGGATCGGTTCCCGCAGCTCCCGTTCAATCGCGAGGCGGTGCTCTTCGGCGCCGCCACCCACGACATCGGCAAGGTCCGGCATCCGGAGGAGCTGTCCGGTCCCGGCTCCGCACACGAGCCCGCCGGCTACGACCTGCTGCTACGGCACGGTGTCGTCGAATCGCTGGCCCGGTTCGCGCGGAATCACGCGTCCTGGCAGCAGGACGGCATCGGCGTCGACGACCTGCTGGTCAGCGTGGCCGACAAGGTGTGGAAGGGGAAGCGGGTCACCGACCTGGAAGGGCTGCTCGTGGACTGCCTTGCCGACGCCACCGGCCGCGAGCGGTGGTCGGTGTTTCTGGACCTGGACGACATCCTCGACCGGATCGCCGCCGACGCGGACCGCAGGCTCGCGTTCCAGGCAACCCATCCGGTACGCGACAAGTGA
- the sigJ gene encoding RNA polymerase sigma factor SigJ — protein MPLSPDDVELFEHSRARLEAIAYRLLGSASDAEDAVQDAFLRWQAADRERVETPEAWLTKVLTNLCLNQLTSARARRETYVGTWLPEPILAGDRMLGPVDTVEQRESVSIAVLTLMERLSAKERVVYVLREAFGYSHGEIAEILGVTESSCQQTYRRAKQHVAGDRARAEVDEAAARRIVAEFLAAATSGEINRLVELLSDDVTSTGDGGGKIPARTTPVVGALAVARFLRGLFKPTDVKRNVAGGSPAFYAEVVNGGPAVVVVIGGQVFGVMSLEVTAEGVTAVQSQVNPDKLVRATRQWAASDHGEPLLHAW, from the coding sequence ATGCCGCTCAGTCCGGACGACGTCGAGCTGTTCGAGCACTCCAGGGCTCGCCTGGAGGCGATCGCCTATCGCCTGCTGGGCTCGGCGAGCGACGCTGAGGACGCCGTCCAGGACGCGTTCCTGCGCTGGCAGGCCGCCGACCGGGAGCGCGTCGAGACGCCCGAGGCGTGGCTGACGAAGGTGCTCACCAACCTGTGCCTCAACCAGTTGACCTCCGCACGGGCCCGGCGGGAGACCTATGTGGGCACGTGGCTGCCCGAGCCGATCCTCGCCGGAGACCGGATGCTCGGCCCGGTCGACACCGTCGAGCAGCGCGAATCGGTCTCGATAGCGGTACTCACCCTCATGGAGCGGCTGTCGGCCAAGGAGCGGGTGGTGTACGTGCTGCGGGAAGCCTTCGGCTACTCGCACGGTGAGATCGCGGAGATCCTCGGCGTCACCGAGTCGAGCTGCCAGCAGACCTACCGGCGCGCCAAACAGCATGTCGCCGGCGACCGTGCCCGCGCGGAGGTCGACGAGGCCGCCGCGCGGAGGATCGTCGCGGAGTTCCTGGCCGCCGCCACCAGCGGGGAGATCAACCGACTGGTCGAGTTGTTGAGCGACGACGTGACGAGCACCGGCGACGGCGGCGGCAAGATCCCGGCCCGGACCACGCCGGTCGTCGGCGCGCTGGCGGTGGCGAGGTTCCTGCGCGGCCTGTTCAAGCCGACCGACGTCAAGCGGAACGTCGCGGGCGGCAGCCCCGCCTTCTACGCCGAAGTCGTCAACGGCGGCCCTGCCGTGGTTGTCGTGATCGGCGGCCAGGTCTTCGGCGTCATGTCCCTGGAGGTGACGGCGGAGGGTGTCACGGCCGTCCAGAGCCAGGTCAACCCCGACAAGCTCGTACGGGCCACGCGCCAGTGGGCCGCCTCCGACCATGGGGAACCCCTGCTCCATGCCTGGTGA
- a CDS encoding NAD(P)/FAD-dependent oxidoreductase codes for MKHRIVVLGAGYAGTIAAGRLARRLHPGDTEITIVNADADFVERVRMHQLATGQDLQRRTLSDVYAGTGVQLRLARVTAVDTDRRAVALVDEQGTDEIAYDTLVYALGSTSADHGVPGAVEHAYDMAGRPSALRLRDRLDQLAAGGTVLVGGGGLTGLEAVTEIAEARPDLDVAIATRGGLGDWLNEKAQQHLRGVCDRLGITVHEHADIVRVEATGAVTADDREIPAQVTVWTTGFAVHPIAAATTLAVAETGQIIVDATMRSVSHPEVYAVGDAALAEGPGGKPLRMSCASGVPMAWQAADAIAGRLTGRKIPKASLRYYNQCISLGRRDGIIQYVTADDRAKPSLLTGKLAARYKEVVCRGAAWGISHPTLYPVRRHRIGANRTKSLAAAS; via the coding sequence ATGAAGCACCGCATCGTCGTCCTCGGGGCCGGATACGCCGGGACCATCGCCGCCGGGCGCCTCGCCAGGCGACTCCACCCGGGAGACACCGAGATCACCATCGTCAACGCCGACGCTGATTTCGTCGAGCGGGTCCGCATGCACCAGCTCGCGACCGGACAGGACCTCCAGCGCCGAACGCTGAGCGACGTCTACGCGGGCACGGGAGTGCAGCTACGACTGGCACGGGTCACCGCCGTCGACACCGACCGCAGGGCCGTCGCGCTCGTCGACGAGCAGGGCACCGACGAGATCGCGTACGACACGCTCGTCTACGCCCTCGGCAGCACGTCCGCGGACCACGGCGTCCCCGGCGCCGTCGAGCACGCGTACGACATGGCAGGCAGGCCCTCGGCGCTTCGGTTGCGCGACCGCCTCGACCAGCTCGCGGCCGGCGGGACCGTGCTCGTCGGCGGCGGCGGCCTCACCGGCCTCGAAGCGGTCACCGAGATCGCCGAGGCCCGGCCGGACCTCGACGTCGCGATCGCCACCCGCGGCGGCCTCGGCGACTGGCTCAACGAGAAGGCGCAGCAGCACCTGCGCGGCGTCTGCGACCGGCTCGGCATCACCGTCCACGAGCACGCCGACATCGTGCGGGTCGAGGCGACCGGTGCGGTCACCGCCGACGACCGGGAGATCCCGGCCCAGGTGACGGTCTGGACGACCGGCTTCGCCGTCCACCCGATCGCCGCCGCCACGACCCTGGCGGTCGCGGAGACCGGGCAGATCATCGTCGACGCCACGATGCGCTCGGTCTCACACCCCGAGGTGTACGCGGTGGGCGACGCCGCACTCGCCGAGGGGCCGGGCGGCAAGCCACTGCGGATGTCCTGCGCCTCGGGGGTCCCGATGGCCTGGCAGGCCGCCGACGCCATCGCCGGGCGCCTGACCGGTCGGAAGATCCCCAAGGCCTCGCTGCGCTACTACAACCAGTGCATCAGCCTCGGCCGCCGCGACGGCATCATCCAGTACGTGACCGCCGACGACCGGGCCAAGCCGTCCCTGCTCACCGGGAAGCTGGCGGCCCGCTACAAGGAGGTCGTCTGCAGGGGCGCGGCCTGGGGGATCTCCCACCCGACGCTGTACCCGGTCCGCCGCCACCGCATCGGCGCGAACCGAACGAAGAGCCTCGCGGCCGCTTCCTGA